A portion of the Vitis riparia cultivar Riparia Gloire de Montpellier isolate 1030 unplaced genomic scaffold, EGFV_Vit.rip_1.0 scaffold504_pilon_pilon, whole genome shotgun sequence genome contains these proteins:
- the LOC117909958 gene encoding wall-associated receptor kinase 5-like: MWYHGDGKIDGQRCIPNRLQMIHAAMGIGIALLVLLVSSTWLYWALKKRRFIKLKKKYFQQNGGSELRQLSRQGSTERIKIFTFEELEKATKNYDESNIIGRGGFGTVYKGTLTDGRIVAIKKSKMVEQSQGKDFINEVGILSQINHRHVIQLLGCCLETQVPLLVYEFINNGTLSDHIHNENKASAIMWETRLRIAIQTAEALYYLHSVASTPIIHRDVKSTNILLDAEYNVKVCDFGASRLIPLDQTQLSTAVQGTPGYLDPESMQTNQVTEKSDVYSFGVVLVELLTGKKALFFDRPKEQRILTMFFLFALKDDSLFQVLEDCIVNNGNHMQILKVAQLAKRCLSIKGEDRPTMKEVVLELEIIRMMGENAEQNPEDNAYLLRKSSAHCYLRGAELSTATHSMVGNFFTSK, translated from the exons ATGTGGTACCATGGAGATGGCAAAATCGATGGTCAACGCTGTATTCCCAATCGCTTGCAAATGATTCACGCTGCCATGG gCATTGGAATTGCCTTGCTCGTATTACTGGTGAGCAGCACTTGGCTGTATTGGGCTTTGAAGAAAAGAAGGTTCATCAAActcaaaaagaaatattttcaacaaaatggTGGTTCAGAGCTACGACAACTCTCAAGGCAAGGATCTAccgaaagaattaaaatttttacctTTGAAGAGCTTGAGAAAGCCACCAAAAATTATGATGAGAGCAATATCATCGGCCGAGGAGGTTTTGGCACAGTTTATAAAGGAACTTTAACCGATGGTAGGATTGTTGCAATTAAGAAGTCCAAGATGGTGGAACAAAGCCAAGGTAAAGACTTCATAAATGAGGTGGGTATTCTATCTCAAATAAACCATCGTCATGTGATACAACTCTTGGGTTGCTGTTTGGAAACACAAGTGCCTTTACTAGTCTACGAGTTCATCAACAATGGCACCCTCTCCGACCACATACATAACGAAAATAAGGCATCTGCTATTATGTGGGAAACTCGTTTAAGGATTGCCATCCAAACCGCAGAAGCCCTATATTATTTACATTCTGTGGCATCTACGCCTATCATTCATAGAGATGTTAAGTCTACCAATATACTCTTAGATGCGGAGTACAACGTAAAGGTGTGTGACTTTGGAGCTTCAAGATTGATTCCATTGGATCAAACTCAGTTATCTACGGCTGTTCAGGGAACTCCTGGATACTTAGACCCGGAGTCTATGCAGACAAACCAAGTGACCGAGAAAAGTGACGTTTATAGTTTCGGAGTGGTCCTTGTAGAGCTACTCACAGGCAAGAAAGCACTATTTTTTGATAGACCCAAGGAGCAGAGAATTCTAactatgtttttcctttttgcccTGAAAGATGACAGCTTATTTCAGGTTCTTGAGGATTGTATAGTGAACAATGGAAACCATATGCAGATTTTGAAAGTTGCTCAACTTGCGAAAAGATGCCTAAGCATAAAAGGGGAGGACAGACCCACAATGAAGGAAGTAGTGTTGGAACTAGAGATAATAAGAATGATGGGGGAAAATGCTGAACAGAATCCAGAAGATAATGCATACTTGCTTAGAAAATCATCAGCTCACTGCTATTTGCGTGGTGCTGAATTATCCACTGCTACACATAGCATGGTGGGCAATTTCTTTACCAGTAAGTGA